In Litoribrevibacter albus, a single window of DNA contains:
- a CDS encoding histone deacetylase family protein codes for MPKIKPTESLPKPMTDHSSSDITFITHPACLDHRMTDHHPECPERLIEIMKHLEKQPFFDALNKEMATKADRKWVETVHPAGYIDQLLGIEPAHGLIMVDEDTALSPTSMDAIWYAAGAGMNAVDAVLGKASDGTSGKNSRVAFCATRPPGHHAEPRKAMGFCFFSNIAIAAKYALDHYGLERVAIIDFDVHQANGTIECLRDDPRALVCTSFQHPYYPNSHWYGLPEHIVNLPIEEHSNGEFMRQAVHDVWEPALAIHQPQLILISAGFDAHRQDPMATVEWETRDFAWLTRWLQNQAYKYCGGKIVSMLEGGYSLAALPHCVSAHLGVFAGDEKALMLSRVKH; via the coding sequence TTGCCAAAAATTAAACCGACCGAATCACTGCCAAAGCCCATGACAGACCACTCTTCGTCAGACATCACCTTTATTACGCATCCCGCTTGCCTGGATCACCGCATGACGGATCACCACCCGGAATGCCCGGAACGCTTGATTGAGATAATGAAGCATCTGGAAAAGCAGCCGTTTTTTGATGCATTAAATAAAGAGATGGCCACGAAGGCGGATCGTAAATGGGTTGAGACGGTTCACCCTGCCGGTTACATAGATCAGTTGTTAGGGATTGAGCCCGCTCATGGCTTGATTATGGTGGACGAAGATACGGCGCTGAGTCCAACTTCAATGGATGCCATCTGGTACGCGGCCGGTGCAGGTATGAATGCGGTGGATGCAGTATTAGGAAAAGCATCTGATGGCACGTCAGGTAAGAACAGCCGAGTGGCCTTTTGTGCGACTCGTCCGCCAGGTCATCATGCTGAACCTCGTAAGGCGATGGGGTTTTGCTTCTTCAGCAATATTGCCATAGCGGCCAAATACGCCCTGGACCATTACGGCTTAGAGCGCGTCGCTATTATTGATTTTGATGTTCATCAAGCCAACGGCACCATCGAGTGTTTGCGCGATGATCCAAGAGCGTTAGTCTGCACTTCATTCCAACACCCTTATTACCCGAATAGCCACTGGTATGGATTGCCCGAACACATTGTAAATTTGCCGATTGAAGAGCACAGCAATGGGGAGTTTATGCGTCAGGCGGTACACGACGTGTGGGAACCGGCGCTCGCCATCCACCAACCACAACTCATACTTATTTCTGCTGGGTTTGATGCCCACCGACAAGATCCAATGGCGACCGTTGAGTGGGAAACCCGAGACTTTGCTTGGCTCACCCGTTGGTTGCAAAACCAAGCTTATAAATATTGCGGCGGAAAAATTGTCAGTATGCTGGAAGGTGGTTATTCGCTCGCTGCCCTACCTCACTGCGTTAGCGCCCATCTTGGGGTTTTCGCCGGCGATGAAAAAGCCTTGATGCTGTCTCGGGTAAAACATTAA